The genomic stretch AAGAATTTATGATTTCTCTTCATCAAACAAAACAGAATCTCTAGTGTGTTTGCCAAGGATTGGTGATCCATTACCTTCACAAAAACTGTTACTAGTAGTTGATGAAGAAGGTGAAATGCAACCATTTGAACCAATTGAAACATTCCCATTTCCATATGATCCAGGAACAAATTGCAACCCAATGTTTGGTGTGAAAATGTTCGTAACCGTGACCATCGGCGCGTGGCACCATTGCATTTGATTAGGATCAATCCCAAAAGGGTTACACATCTGCATTGAAGATTGAACCATGGAAGTAACATTGTTCCACCTTTGATTCAATGGAATCATCCATGAAGATGAAGGGTAACTCTGAAACTGTTTCGACCTATTATGTTCGGATTCGGATAACTCGTTTCCTCGAGTATATCCATTCGTCACAGACGATAAACATAACGATGATTCTTCATCTCCGTTTTCTCTACAATTGTTACCATTACCTGCATCAACGTTTCTCTTTTGGTTCATAAGATTAACCATCGGCGTTCTTGACTCGTCAAGAGAGCCATTTCCTCGACCGAATTTAAGGACGATACCGTTATCATTAGTGATATGCTTGTTCTTCCGTCTCCCTGCACCGACAGCAACGTTCCTCATCGTTCCACCGGCTGTCCAATACCTATGACAGCTCCGACAGAAATGACGAGGCTGATTGACATTGTAATTGTTGAAATAACAAAATTTCGTATCGAAACTGTTGCATCTCGGACACTGAACAATCTTGTCCGGT from Vicia villosa cultivar HV-30 ecotype Madison, WI linkage group LG4, Vvil1.0, whole genome shotgun sequence encodes the following:
- the LOC131598823 gene encoding cyclic dof factor 1-like isoform X2, which gives rise to MNGEGDMCVKDSCFMLFGKKIPKSKNSSNEENESKVTSTTVEDNNIETSSKEQDKVLKKPDKIVQCPRCNSFDTKFCYFNNYNVNQPRHFCRSCHRYWTAGGTMRNVAVGAGRRKNKHITNDNGIVLKFGRGNGSLDESRTPMVNLMNQKRNVDAGNGNNCRENGDEESSLCLSSVTNGYTRGNELSESEHNRSKQFQSYPSSSWMIPLNQRWNNVTSMVQSSMQMCNPFGIDPNQMQWCHAPMVTVTNIFTPNIGLQFVPGSYGNGNVSIGSNGCISPSSSTTSNSFCEGNGSPILGKHTRDSVLFDEEKS
- the LOC131598823 gene encoding cyclic dof factor 3-like isoform X1, whose product is MNGEGDMCVKDSCFMLFGKKIPVPEFHPPVSSQIQANSTTMKSKNSSNEENESKVTSTTVEDNNIETSSKEQDKVLKKPDKIVQCPRCNSFDTKFCYFNNYNVNQPRHFCRSCHRYWTAGGTMRNVAVGAGRRKNKHITNDNGIVLKFGRGNGSLDESRTPMVNLMNQKRNVDAGNGNNCRENGDEESSLCLSSVTNGYTRGNELSESEHNRSKQFQSYPSSSWMIPLNQRWNNVTSMVQSSMQMCNPFGIDPNQMQWCHAPMVTVTNIFTPNIGLQFVPGSYGNGNVSIGSNGCISPSSSTTSNSFCEGNGSPILGKHTRDSVLFDEEKS